From one Streptomyces misionensis genomic stretch:
- a CDS encoding ParA family protein — translation MKRTEVLGVAKIHVVMNRKGGVGKSLISLNMGAVCADVRGPRPDGQPHVAVASADPQGTALWRAARLAEQPFDILDISDDVENIALLKRLPYAHVFVDTPGWAEIDPTSGRDPLGEDKYGRILRALLDQADDVIVPMMTEVDCYEATWQTIEWVLKPLGVPFQVVINNWAPAEGIAYVEGTRGWCEKHGYPVAQTVIRRYRVHTNATKVVTQYNNNRVELQAREDFYRFALEHGLRGAETRLPVQAGADAEAVQA, via the coding sequence GTGAAGCGAACGGAGGTCCTGGGCGTGGCGAAGATCCATGTCGTGATGAACCGCAAGGGCGGTGTCGGCAAGTCGTTGATCAGCCTGAACATGGGGGCGGTCTGCGCGGATGTGCGGGGGCCGCGGCCGGACGGGCAGCCGCATGTGGCGGTGGCGTCGGCGGACCCGCAGGGGACGGCGCTGTGGCGGGCGGCGCGGCTGGCTGAGCAGCCGTTCGACATCCTCGACATCTCGGACGACGTCGAGAACATCGCGCTGCTGAAGCGGCTGCCGTACGCGCACGTCTTCGTGGACACCCCGGGCTGGGCCGAGATCGATCCGACCAGCGGCAGGGATCCGCTGGGGGAGGACAAGTACGGGCGGATCCTGCGGGCGTTGCTGGACCAGGCGGACGACGTCATCGTGCCGATGATGACCGAGGTGGACTGCTACGAGGCGACGTGGCAGACGATCGAGTGGGTGCTCAAGCCGCTCGGTGTCCCGTTCCAGGTGGTCATCAACAACTGGGCGCCGGCCGAAGGCATCGCCTACGTGGAGGGCACCCGCGGCTGGTGTGAGAAGCACGGCTATCCGGTGGCACAGACGGTGATCCGCCGGTACCGCGTGCACACCAACGCCACCAAGGTGGTCACCCAGTACAACAACAACCGGGTGGAGCTCCAGGCACGCGAAGACTTCTACCGGTTCGCGCTCGAGCACGGCCTGCGGGGCGCGGAGACGCGTCTGCCCGTCCAGGCCGGCGCGGACGCCGAGGCGGTGCAGGCGTGA
- a CDS encoding helix-turn-helix domain-containing protein, whose protein sequence is MADPVIVTVQYTPPGAADSLRLELHAEPGARLTLQLGARTTPASVPTQPQPTDWEDLSGRPKPPASPDWADLSGIRDWDLPGLPAECAPGRRPELLTDSQVTARLRYGYEQGWTQRRIGAFAGRAAGTVHKYVERFRAESKK, encoded by the coding sequence ATGGCCGACCCCGTGATCGTCACCGTGCAGTACACCCCGCCCGGCGCCGCCGACAGCCTCCGCCTGGAGCTGCATGCCGAACCCGGTGCCCGCCTCACCCTCCAGCTCGGCGCTCGCACCACGCCGGCCTCCGTCCCCACCCAGCCCCAGCCCACCGACTGGGAAGACCTGTCCGGCCGCCCCAAGCCCCCCGCTTCTCCCGACTGGGCAGACCTGTCGGGCATTCGAGACTGGGATCTGCCCGGCCTCCCGGCCGAGTGCGCGCCCGGGCGCAGGCCTGAGCTGCTCACCGACTCGCAGGTCACCGCCCGCCTCCGCTACGGCTACGAGCAGGGATGGACGCAACGGCGCATCGGAGCCTTCGCGGGCCGCGCTGCGGGCACCGTGCACAAGTACGTCGAGCGTTTCCGGGCAGAAAGCAAAAAGTGA